The following are encoded together in the Nostoc sp. KVJ3 genome:
- a CDS encoding DUF3598 family protein, whose protein sequence is MPKQLSDFQVFPKHIGTWSGYWIRMDANAQETERFEAEITQKIVDNQWLQTNTYHYADGRIVNNSFVGKVISNDEIEIEAVDVPAWENFTTIAREHGDSIIIFNVWNKTTGQLFATEMINLVNNDNKCRTSQSFTEDGNLKGLMLIVEKRISS, encoded by the coding sequence ATGCCTAAACAATTGAGTGATTTTCAGGTTTTCCCCAAACATATCGGCACTTGGTCAGGCTACTGGATCAGAATGGATGCTAATGCTCAAGAAACAGAACGCTTTGAAGCAGAAATTACACAAAAGATAGTTGATAATCAATGGCTACAAACCAATACTTACCATTATGCTGACGGTAGAATTGTCAATAACAGTTTTGTTGGTAAGGTAATTAGTAATGATGAAATAGAAATAGAAGCAGTAGATGTTCCCGCATGGGAAAATTTCACCACTATTGCACGTGAACATGGAGATAGCATTATCATTTTTAATGTCTGGAATAAAACGACGGGACAATTATTTGCAACGGAAATGATTAATCTTGTAAATAACGATAATAAATGTCGCACCAGCCAAAGTTTTACAGAAGATGGGAATTTGAAAGGCTTAATGTTAATAGTTGAAAAGCGGATTTCTAGTTGA